Proteins found in one Liquorilactobacillus hordei DSM 19519 genomic segment:
- a CDS encoding type II toxin-antitoxin system HicA family toxin: protein MKRRELIKKLQKNNWYLYRNGGNHDIWTNGKDKETIPRHPDINERLAKIIIKRNNLK, encoded by the coding sequence GTGAAAAGACGAGAGTTAATAAAAAAATTGCAGAAGAATAATTGGTATCTATATCGTAATGGTGGGAATCATGATATCTGGACAAATGGTAAGGATAAAGAGACGATTCCGAGACACCCAGATATTAATGAACGTTTAGCGAAAATTATTATTAAACGTAATAACCTTAAGTAA
- a CDS encoding type II toxin-antitoxin system HicB family antitoxin has translation MGNIRIYPVIITKNDNDTVPYFVEIPALDGYTQGTDIPDAITNARDYIGLVLMDKLDSKEPLPRSIFKTPKIKDAIVNLIDVDVDKYKKEHDMKKVKKTVMIPNYLNEKGNEAGLNFSELLTKAVEKAVKA, from the coding sequence ATGGGAAATATTAGAATATACCCAGTAATTATCACAAAAAATGATAATGATACGGTTCCATATTTTGTTGAGATTCCTGCGCTTGACGGCTACACACAAGGTACAGATATTCCAGATGCAATTACTAACGCTCGTGACTATATAGGACTAGTTTTAATGGATAAATTAGATAGTAAAGAACCACTGCCAAGATCAATATTTAAAACACCAAAGATTAAAGATGCTATTGTTAATCTTATAGATGTAGATGTCGATAAATATAAGAAAGAACATGATATGAAAAAAGTTAAGAAAACAGTTATGATTCCAAATTATTTAAATGAAAAAGGTAATGAAGCTGGTTTGAATTTTTCTGAATTATTAACTAAAGCAGTAGAAAAAGCAGTAAAGGCATAA